Proteins from one bacterium genomic window:
- the rplK gene encoding 50S ribosomal protein L11, whose product MGRKRVAAILKVQIPAGEASPAPPVGPALGQYGINIMEFVKSYNDATRAQVGTIVPAEITIYTDRSFSFVTKSPPTAVLLRQAARVEKGSAEPHREKVATLSRDRIRRIAETKLPDLNTDDIEAAMNIVAGTARSMGIIVAD is encoded by the coding sequence ATGGGCAGAAAAAGGGTTGCAGCCATCCTGAAGGTTCAGATCCCGGCCGGCGAGGCGAGCCCGGCGCCGCCCGTCGGGCCCGCCCTGGGCCAGTACGGCATCAACATCATGGAGTTCGTCAAGTCCTACAACGATGCCACCCGGGCCCAGGTGGGCACCATCGTTCCGGCCGAGATCACCATCTACACCGATCGGTCGTTCAGCTTCGTCACCAAGTCACCTCCAACGGCGGTGTTGCTCCGGCAGGCCGCTCGGGTGGAGAAGGGGTCGGCGGAGCCGCACCGGGAGAAGGTCGCCACCCTGTCCAGGGATCGGATCAGGCGGATCGCCGAGACCAAGCTCCCCGACCTGAACACCGACGACATTGAGGCCGCCATGAACATCGTGGCCGGCACCGCCCGGTCGATGGGAATCATCGTCGCCGACTGA